Proteins from a genomic interval of Nocardia sp. BMG51109:
- a CDS encoding acetate--CoA ligase: MTDTVTGNGTATDTTSPPAYPPTAEFAAAANADASLYDRATADREAFWAEQAGRLHWHQPWTRVLDWDDAPFARWFTGGKLNVAYNCVDRHVLDGHGDQVALHWEGEPGDSRAITYADLLAEVSRAANYLTELGLEAGDRVAIYMPMVPEAIVSMLACARLGLTHSVVFAGFSPTALRQRVDDAEARLVITTDGQWRRGKAAPLKEAVDEALYAHAGAPASGPEEAAERHHAGPAGAPREHSTPSSVEHVLVVRRTAIEIPWTEGRDLWWHDTVAKASPEHEAQPFDAEHPLYILYTSGTTGKPKGILHTCGGYLTQVSYTHHTVFDHKPGRDVYWCTADIGWVTGHSYIVYGPLSNRATQVVYEGTPNFPDEHRHWQTIEKYGVTIYYTAPTLVRTFMKWGREIPAGHDLSSLRVLGSVGEPINPEAWRWFREVIGANRTPVVDTWWQTETGAIMLSPLPGVTATKPGAAMRPLPGISAKVVDEEGTTVPLGDTEANGYLVLDQPWPSMLRGIWGDPQRFQATYWQRYATHGWYFAGDGAKLDTDGDLWILGRVDDVMNISGHRISTAEVESALVGHHGVAEAAVVGASDDTTGQGIVAFVILTGAATDTGQDLVDELKAEVSREISPIARPREIHTVPELPKTRSGKIMRRLLRDVAEGRELGDTSTLVDPHVFEAIRARKTNW; this comes from the coding sequence TTGACCGACACAGTCACCGGTAATGGCACCGCAACGGATACGACTTCGCCACCGGCGTATCCGCCGACCGCGGAGTTCGCCGCCGCTGCCAACGCCGACGCGTCTCTCTACGACCGGGCCACCGCCGACCGCGAGGCGTTCTGGGCCGAGCAGGCCGGCCGCCTGCACTGGCACCAACCGTGGACGCGGGTCCTGGACTGGGACGACGCCCCGTTCGCGCGCTGGTTCACCGGCGGGAAGCTGAACGTCGCCTACAACTGCGTGGACCGCCACGTGCTCGACGGCCACGGCGACCAGGTCGCCCTCCACTGGGAAGGCGAGCCCGGCGACTCCCGCGCGATCACCTACGCCGATCTGCTGGCCGAGGTGTCCCGCGCCGCGAACTACCTCACCGAGCTGGGCCTCGAGGCCGGTGACCGGGTCGCCATCTACATGCCGATGGTGCCCGAGGCGATCGTGTCGATGCTGGCCTGCGCGCGGCTGGGCCTGACCCACTCGGTGGTGTTCGCCGGGTTCTCCCCCACCGCCCTGCGCCAGCGCGTCGACGACGCCGAGGCCCGCCTGGTGATCACCACCGACGGGCAATGGCGGCGCGGCAAGGCGGCACCCTTGAAGGAGGCCGTGGACGAGGCGCTCTACGCGCACGCGGGCGCACCCGCGTCAGGCCCGGAGGAGGCAGCGGAGCGTCACCACGCAGGGCCCGCGGGTGCGCCCCGTGAACACAGCACACCGTCGAGCGTGGAGCACGTGCTGGTGGTGCGGCGCACCGCGATCGAGATCCCGTGGACCGAGGGCCGCGACCTGTGGTGGCACGACACCGTCGCGAAAGCCTCCCCCGAACACGAGGCCCAGCCCTTCGACGCCGAGCACCCGCTCTACATCCTCTACACCTCCGGCACCACCGGCAAACCGAAAGGCATCCTGCACACCTGCGGTGGCTACCTGACCCAGGTGTCCTACACCCACCACACCGTGTTCGACCACAAACCCGGCCGCGACGTGTACTGGTGCACCGCCGACATCGGCTGGGTCACCGGGCACAGCTACATCGTCTACGGGCCCCTGTCCAACCGCGCCACCCAGGTCGTCTACGAAGGCACCCCGAACTTCCCCGACGAGCACCGGCACTGGCAGACCATCGAAAAATACGGCGTCACCATCTACTACACCGCACCCACACTGGTACGCACGTTCATGAAATGGGGCCGCGAGATCCCCGCCGGCCACGACCTGTCCAGCCTGCGGGTCCTCGGCTCGGTCGGCGAACCCATCAACCCCGAGGCATGGCGCTGGTTCCGCGAGGTCATCGGCGCCAACCGCACCCCGGTCGTGGACACCTGGTGGCAGACCGAGACCGGCGCCATCATGCTCTCCCCGCTGCCCGGCGTCACCGCCACCAAACCCGGCGCCGCCATGCGCCCGCTGCCCGGCATCTCCGCGAAAGTCGTCGACGAAGAAGGCACTACGGTGCCGCTCGGCGACACCGAAGCCAACGGCTACCTGGTACTCGACCAGCCCTGGCCGTCCATGCTGCGCGGCATCTGGGGCGACCCGCAACGCTTCCAGGCCACCTACTGGCAGCGCTACGCCACACACGGCTGGTACTTCGCCGGCGACGGCGCCAAACTCGACACCGACGGCGACCTGTGGATACTCGGCCGCGTCGACGACGTCATGAACATCTCCGGCCACCGCATCTCCACCGCCGAGGTCGAATCCGCCCTCGTCGGACACCACGGCGTCGCCGAAGCCGCCGTCGTCGGCGCCAGCGACGACACCACCGGCCAGGGCATCGTCGCGTTCGTCATCCTCACCGGCGCAGCGACCGACACCGGCCAGGACCTCGTCGACGAGCTGAAAGCCGAAGTCTCCCGCGAGATCTCCCCGATCGCCCGCCCCCGCGAAATCCACACCGTGCCCGAACTACCCAAAACCCGCTCCGGCAAGATCATGCGCCGCCTGCTACGCGACGTCGCCGAAGGCCGCGAACTCGGCGACACCTCCACCCTGGTCGACCCCCACGTCTTCGAAGCCATCCGCGCCCGCAAAACCAACTGGTAA
- a CDS encoding cation acetate symporter, which yields MNRTYLAAAETVGNPAANIAIFCAFVAITMVVVIRASRNTRTAADYFTGGRGFTGPQNGIAIAGDYLSAASFLGIAGAIAVYGYDGFLYSIGFLVAWLVALLLVAEMLRNTGKFTMADVLSFRLKQRPVRTAAALTTLAVSLFYLLAQMAGAGGLVALLLDISSRTGQSIVIAVVGVLMIVYVLVGGMKGTTWVQIIKAVLLIAGAALMTVMVLGKFGFDVSAILRSAQESVTGSASKTVAARDVLAPGAQYGGSATSKLNFVSLGLALVLGTAGLPHVLMRFYTVPTAKEARRSVVWAIGLIGAFYLFTLVLGYGAAAIVGPDRILAAAGGQNSAAPLLAFELGGVVLLGVISAVAFATILAVVAGLTITAATSFAHDIYAGVIKRGTVDDGKQVRVSRITAVVIGVLAIGLGILANGQNIAFLVALAFAVAAAANLPTILYSLFWRRFNTTGALWSMYGGLISTLVLIVFSPAVSGDKAAMIPGADFAWFPLSNPGIVSIPLAFALGAVGTLLGAKDDDGKAAEMEVRSLTGVGAEKAAAH from the coding sequence GTGAACCGGACATACCTCGCCGCCGCCGAAACGGTGGGCAATCCGGCCGCGAACATCGCGATCTTCTGTGCCTTCGTCGCGATCACCATGGTCGTGGTCATCCGGGCCAGCCGCAACACCCGTACCGCCGCGGACTATTTCACCGGCGGCCGCGGCTTCACCGGCCCGCAGAACGGCATCGCCATCGCGGGTGACTACCTGTCCGCCGCAAGCTTTCTCGGCATCGCCGGCGCCATCGCCGTCTACGGCTACGACGGGTTCCTGTACTCCATCGGATTCCTCGTCGCGTGGCTCGTCGCCCTCCTGCTGGTCGCCGAAATGCTCCGCAACACCGGCAAATTCACCATGGCCGACGTGCTCAGCTTCCGGCTGAAACAACGTCCGGTCCGCACCGCCGCCGCGCTCACCACGCTCGCCGTGTCCCTGTTCTACCTGCTCGCCCAGATGGCGGGCGCCGGCGGCCTGGTCGCCCTGCTGCTCGACATCTCCAGTAGGACCGGGCAATCGATCGTCATCGCCGTCGTCGGTGTGCTGATGATCGTGTACGTGCTCGTCGGCGGCATGAAAGGCACGACCTGGGTGCAGATCATCAAGGCCGTGCTCCTCATCGCGGGCGCGGCACTGATGACCGTCATGGTGCTCGGCAAGTTCGGCTTCGACGTCTCCGCCATCCTCCGCTCCGCGCAGGAGTCGGTCACGGGCTCCGCGAGCAAGACGGTGGCAGCCCGCGACGTACTCGCACCCGGAGCACAGTACGGCGGCAGCGCCACCTCCAAGCTGAACTTCGTCTCTCTCGGTCTGGCGCTGGTGCTCGGCACCGCCGGTCTGCCGCACGTCCTGATGCGGTTCTACACCGTGCCGACCGCGAAGGAGGCGCGCCGGTCGGTCGTGTGGGCGATCGGACTGATCGGCGCGTTCTACCTGTTCACCCTCGTCCTCGGCTACGGCGCCGCCGCCATCGTCGGCCCCGACCGCATCCTCGCCGCTGCCGGCGGACAGAACTCCGCGGCGCCGCTGCTCGCCTTCGAACTCGGCGGTGTCGTCCTGCTCGGCGTCATCTCCGCGGTCGCCTTCGCCACCATCCTCGCCGTCGTCGCCGGCCTCACCATCACCGCCGCGACATCCTTCGCCCACGACATCTATGCCGGAGTCATCAAGCGCGGCACCGTCGACGACGGTAAACAGGTCCGGGTCTCCCGGATCACCGCGGTCGTGATCGGCGTGCTCGCCATCGGCCTCGGAATCCTCGCCAACGGCCAGAACATCGCATTCCTGGTCGCGCTGGCCTTCGCCGTCGCCGCCGCCGCGAACCTGCCGACCATCCTCTACTCGCTGTTCTGGCGACGGTTCAATACCACCGGCGCGCTGTGGAGCATGTACGGCGGCCTGATCTCGACGCTCGTGCTGATCGTGTTCTCCCCCGCCGTATCCGGCGACAAGGCCGCGATGATTCCCGGCGCCGATTTCGCCTGGTTCCCGCTGTCGAATCCCGGAATCGTATCCATCCCACTGGCTTTCGCGCTCGGTGCGGTCGGCACGCTGCTCGGGGCGAAGGACGACGACGGCAAGGCCGCCGAGATGGAGGTCCGCTCCCTCACCGGCGTCGGCGCGGAGAAGGCCGCCGCGCATTGA
- a CDS encoding DUF485 domain-containing protein: MTDIDSAPAAPRPTPSAADFETVRSSPQFQELRTRLRRFVFPMTAVFLLWYLAYVLLGAYAHDFMATKVFGDINTGLLLGLAQFVSTFVITGLYVRFAGRQLDPRAAALRDRLEGGRA, translated from the coding sequence ATGACCGACATCGACAGCGCTCCGGCGGCGCCGCGGCCGACGCCGAGCGCGGCGGATTTCGAGACCGTCCGCTCCAGCCCACAGTTCCAGGAACTGCGAACCCGGTTGCGGCGCTTCGTGTTCCCGATGACCGCCGTATTCCTGCTCTGGTACCTCGCCTACGTGCTGCTCGGCGCCTACGCGCACGACTTCATGGCCACCAAGGTGTTCGGTGATATCAATACCGGATTACTGCTCGGGCTGGCGCAGTTCGTGTCCACCTTCGTGATCACCGGGCTGTACGTCCGTTTCGCCGGGCGGCAGCTCGACCCGCGCGCGGCCGCCCTCCGCGACCGGCTCGAAGGAGGACGGGCGTGA